In the genome of Dermacentor andersoni chromosome 3, qqDerAnde1_hic_scaffold, whole genome shotgun sequence, one region contains:
- the LOC126537836 gene encoding uncharacterized protein — MPAAMLVVPTAFCIFFAAAFAEECSKIEVDDATMKEAGEVATNLMKECVHLLDKYPAPLSTIADGMKMLCDDYADCHDKHESLTSKPDEYRKELIKCVQPHFLKFYKSRPELKHDPEKVGKEVSECVMDHIPLSKNMGMAVGKWILKILGHQE, encoded by the exons ATGCCAGCCGCCATGTTGGTAGTGCCCACGGCCTTCTGCATCTTCTTCGCCGCTGCTTTCGCCGAAGAATGCAGCAAAATTGAAGTTG ATGATGCAACGATGAAAGAAGCTGGAGAAGTAGCCACTAACCTGATGAAAGAATGCGTCCACCTCCTCGACAAGTACCCTGCGCCCCTCAGTACAATCGCTGAC GGAATGAAGATGCTGTGCGACGACTACGCTGATTGCCATGACAAGCACGAGTCTCTGACATCG AAGCCAGACGAATACAGGAAGGAGCTCATCAAGTGTGTCCAGCCACATTTCCTGAAGTTCTAC AAATCGAGACCCGAGCTGAAACACGACCCCGAGAAGGTTGGAAAGGAAGTAAGC gagtgcGTTATGGATCACATCCCACTTTCAAAGAACATGGGAATGGCTGTCGGCAAATGGATCCTCAAGATTTTGGGGCACCAGGAATAG